One bacterium genomic region harbors:
- a CDS encoding SH3 domain-containing protein, translated as MKKQLTAFTLFFSSILILSLPVQAATYAYIKQAKVYVKSAANSQARNIAALRQGTKVAYRKTQGNWYLISYKSSNGQVKSGWVAKGSLSKQRPRSSQPRYSAPPRRPAPPRYSPPPRKKPSSSTANRSNYKRPSANTSDSKLLVQAGLGGSYYAYDVSSDTQAFAYAFLGPSAQVNLAYSAWESANSDMRVKLLLDGNFAFYSSKTNLQDGTGSVFSKRTQNNMAFHLVPGLQIEKDINPQTTAGLMLGYRYFSFMGDDIVDINNDPIGLYNSYTATGIVVGPTLAYKATPDITVNLAINAVLMQNYAEDPEGTSGQADAQSMGYMPKLDVMYDSNFGSLSLRYSFHRIESAFTGTVTRVEQSFTNITSKTDTHFIGLMYNKRF; from the coding sequence ATGAAAAAACAACTTACGGCTTTCACTCTTTTCTTTTCATCTATTCTTATTTTATCTTTACCTGTTCAAGCAGCGACATATGCCTACATTAAGCAGGCTAAAGTCTATGTAAAAAGTGCGGCCAATAGTCAAGCACGTAACATTGCAGCGTTACGACAAGGGACAAAAGTTGCCTACAGAAAAACACAAGGCAACTGGTATTTAATTTCATACAAATCATCCAATGGACAAGTTAAAAGTGGTTGGGTTGCTAAAGGTAGTCTCTCCAAGCAACGCCCAAGAAGTTCACAACCACGGTACTCTGCACCACCTCGCAGGCCAGCTCCTCCAAGGTATTCACCGCCTCCTAGAAAAAAGCCATCTTCTTCTACGGCCAATCGTTCAAACTATAAACGTCCTTCAGCCAACACCAGTGACTCTAAGTTGTTGGTGCAAGCCGGTTTAGGTGGTTCTTACTATGCTTACGACGTAAGTTCAGACACACAAGCTTTTGCCTATGCTTTTTTAGGGCCCAGTGCTCAAGTAAACCTTGCTTACAGCGCTTGGGAAAGTGCCAATAGTGACATGCGAGTAAAACTTTTGCTTGATGGAAACTTTGCTTTTTACTCATCTAAAACCAACTTACAAGATGGCACGGGCAGTGTTTTTAGCAAAAGAACTCAAAACAATATGGCCTTTCACCTTGTTCCAGGTTTACAAATAGAAAAAGATATAAATCCACAGACCACAGCTGGTTTAATGCTTGGTTATCGTTATTTCAGTTTCATGGGTGATGATATAGTTGATATTAATAACGATCCTATTGGCCTTTACAACAGTTACACAGCAACAGGTATCGTTGTTGGCCCCACTCTGGCTTACAAAGCAACACCTGATATCACAGTAAACTTGGCGATCAATGCCGTCTTGATGCAAAATTATGCTGAAGATCCTGAAGGCACTTCTGGCCAGGCTGATGCTCAGTCTATGGGTTACATGCCCAAATTGGATGTCATGTATGATTCTAATTTTGGTAGCTTATCTTTACGCTATAGTTTTCATAGAATTGAAAGTGCTTTTACAGGTACGGTAACTAGAGTTGAACAAAGCTTTACCAATATTACCAGCAAAACCGATACTCATTTTATTGGCTTGATGTACAATAAACGGTTTTAA
- a CDS encoding winged helix DNA-binding domain-containing protein, producing MAKLSTQHLSKSEVRLLFLIAQGFADKQKIKQTGQELKQSQFKAMMAKLHVLQLDAIPIVARAQYIPAFSRIGPYHNQWLDELAYQKDQWFECWAHEASLVPVEYEPLFRWSKERVKEGYTWKSLYRFATQEEKYIKDVYAQLKERGRLRAKDILDQQKLPKSTWGHYSYAAKALDWLFRTGRAGIRRVGNFEKEFDCLDNIVPNNIYRQKTPSVEKAIKQLLLLSVQALAVGTEDEIVDYFRLPPKLAKPYLKELCEDKKLQQWQVESWKKPAYALPKLNNNIDNSSDHMTALLSPFDPVVWHRSRTERLFDFFYRIEIYVPKEKRKWGYYVLPFLMNGDLVARVDLKADRTTHTLWVPGAFMENEVKKTDVALALAIELKQMLLWLNLNTITVGDKGELAQPLKRAVKNLKL from the coding sequence ATGGCCAAGTTAAGCACACAACATCTATCAAAGTCTGAGGTTCGTCTTTTGTTTTTAATAGCTCAGGGCTTTGCAGATAAACAAAAAATTAAACAGACCGGTCAAGAACTTAAACAAAGTCAGTTTAAAGCCATGATGGCAAAGTTGCATGTTTTGCAACTCGATGCCATCCCAATTGTTGCTCGAGCTCAATATATTCCTGCATTTTCTCGCATAGGTCCATACCACAATCAATGGTTGGATGAGCTAGCCTATCAAAAAGATCAGTGGTTTGAATGTTGGGCGCATGAAGCTTCACTAGTACCGGTTGAATATGAACCACTATTTCGTTGGTCAAAAGAGCGCGTGAAAGAGGGCTATACTTGGAAGTCATTGTACCGTTTTGCAACACAAGAAGAAAAGTACATTAAAGATGTATATGCGCAATTAAAAGAGAGAGGAAGACTAAGAGCCAAAGATATATTAGATCAGCAAAAATTACCTAAGAGTACATGGGGTCATTATTCTTATGCAGCTAAAGCTTTAGATTGGTTATTTCGTACGGGACGTGCAGGTATAAGGCGAGTTGGGAACTTTGAAAAAGAGTTTGATTGTTTAGACAATATTGTTCCAAACAATATCTACCGGCAAAAAACACCGTCAGTTGAAAAAGCAATAAAGCAGTTGTTGCTTTTATCTGTACAAGCTTTAGCAGTAGGAACAGAGGACGAAATTGTTGACTATTTTAGATTGCCACCCAAGCTTGCTAAGCCTTACTTAAAAGAATTGTGTGAAGATAAAAAATTGCAACAATGGCAGGTAGAGTCCTGGAAAAAACCAGCCTATGCTTTACCAAAGTTAAATAATAATATTGACAATTCTAGCGATCATATGACAGCTCTTCTGTCTCCTTTTGATCCAGTTGTTTGGCATAGATCAAGAACCGAAAGACTGTTTGATTTTTTCTATAGAATAGAAATTTATGTTCCAAAAGAAAAAAGAAAGTGGGGCTATTATGTGCTTCCATTTTTAATGAACGGAGATTTAGTTGCTAGAGTTGATCTTAAGGCTGATAGAACAACACATACTTTATGGGTGCCTGGAGCATTTATGGAAAATGAGGTTAAGAAAACAGATGTTGCGCTTGCTTTAGCGATTGAATTGAAACAAATGTTGTTGTGGTTAAACCTAAATACAATTACGGTTGGTGATAAAGGTGAATTGGCCCAGCCTTTAAAGCGAGCCGTTAAAAATCTTAAGCTATAG